From the genome of Aerococcus sanguinicola:
ATAAAAGCATGCCCCAAGAAGAAGTCATTGGGGAAACTTTGCTCGATGTCATGGCTGATCATTTTGAGCTTGAAACGGACAGCCACTATATCCAAGCGATCAATGGCTACCGGGAAGATCCCCAAGCTAAGCGCTGGTGGCGCTACGAATTAAACCAAGAATCGAGCGATATCCCCTTAGACCAGGTGCAGATCGAAAGAGGCGACCAGGTCGTCTGGAAACTTGATAAGATAAGCTAGCTGGTCCTCCGTCTAAGGATGATGGGC
Proteins encoded in this window:
- a CDS encoding DUF4430 domain-containing protein, with the translated sequence MKKGLWSFFLGLLMIAGLGACQQNVKPQEDLTIQVYVDGKLVEDKSMPQEEVIGETLLDVMADHFELETDSHYIQAINGYREDPQAKRWWRYELNQESSDIPLDQVQIERGDQVVWKLDKIS